A genomic region of Limnohabitans curvus contains the following coding sequences:
- a CDS encoding lysophospholipid acyltransferase family protein: MRSLHAIAKFLRVIAQVLRGYWMVRTAFPKLSDEQQARAVEVWARGMLAIIGIEVRVKGHPAQGPVLMAANHISWLDILVMHAACHCRFVAKSEIRSWPLVGVLTTGGGSLYIERGSRNDAMRVVHQMANALCDGQVLAVFPEGVTGDGVTVLPFHANLLQAAISAEVPIQPVALQFMDAHTQERSLAPCYHDHDTLISSLWRTLCAPPLLAQVRYGDKQHADGRNRREWAQSLQTSVADLCK; encoded by the coding sequence ATGCGCAGCTTGCACGCCATCGCCAAGTTCCTGCGTGTCATCGCGCAGGTCTTGCGTGGCTATTGGATGGTGCGCACCGCATTCCCCAAACTCAGCGATGAACAACAAGCCCGCGCAGTCGAGGTGTGGGCGCGCGGCATGTTGGCCATCATCGGCATTGAGGTACGCGTCAAAGGCCACCCGGCACAGGGCCCTGTCTTGATGGCGGCCAACCATATTTCGTGGCTCGACATCTTGGTGATGCATGCCGCTTGCCATTGCCGCTTTGTGGCCAAGTCTGAAATTCGCAGCTGGCCTTTGGTGGGCGTGCTCACCACCGGTGGTGGTTCGCTCTACATCGAACGCGGCTCGCGCAACGATGCCATGCGCGTGGTGCACCAAATGGCCAATGCCTTGTGCGACGGTCAAGTGCTGGCCGTGTTCCCAGAAGGCGTCACGGGCGATGGCGTCACGGTGCTGCCGTTTCATGCCAATTTGTTGCAAGCAGCCATTTCTGCAGAAGTACCGATTCAGCCCGTTGCGTTGCAGTTCATGGATGCGCATACCCAAGAACGTAGCTTGGCGCCTTGCTACCACGACCATGACACCTTGATCAGCTCTTTGTGGCGTACGTTGTGTGCGCCACCGCTGCTGGCGCAAGTGCGTTATGGCGACAAACAACACGCCGATGGACGCAACCGCCGCGAGTGGGCGCAAAGCCTGCAAACCTCAGTAGCCGATTTGTGCAAGTGA
- a CDS encoding dihydroorotase, protein MNILIQNGRVIDPASGFDHTADVAVADGHIVAIAKTGEKLPANFKAEQTIDAKGCIVAPGLVDLQVRLREPGYEHEGMLASELTAAVAGGVTSLVCPPDTDPVLDEPGLIEMLKFRAEKLHRARVFPLGALTRGLKGEVLTEMSDLTDAGCVGFSQAEVPLENTQVLQRALQYAATFGYTVWLRPQEMHLGKGVAASGPLATRLGLGGVPVAAETIALHTIFALMRSTKARVHLCRISSAEGVELVRAAKKEGLAVTADVSINSLHLSDHDIGYFDSRARVTPVLRQQRDREALRAALADGTLDALVSDHTPIDNDGKALPFAEAESGATGLELLLSLSLKWAQDSKVSMLRALDVLTAQPANVLGKVQGQSNSLGQLHVGGVADIVVFDPTVEWHVTPDALHSQGKHTPFAFDMTGMSLPARVKATLVAGRVAYQAA, encoded by the coding sequence ATGAACATCCTGATTCAAAACGGTCGCGTGATCGACCCAGCCTCTGGCTTTGACCACACCGCTGATGTGGCGGTGGCTGATGGCCACATCGTGGCTATCGCTAAGACGGGTGAAAAGCTGCCCGCCAACTTCAAAGCCGAACAAACCATCGATGCCAAAGGTTGCATCGTGGCTCCCGGCTTGGTCGACTTGCAAGTGCGCTTGCGCGAACCCGGCTACGAACACGAAGGCATGCTGGCTTCCGAGCTCACCGCCGCTGTGGCCGGTGGTGTCACCAGCCTCGTGTGCCCACCTGACACCGACCCCGTGTTGGACGAGCCAGGCTTGATTGAAATGCTCAAGTTCCGCGCCGAAAAGCTGCACCGTGCGCGCGTGTTTCCGCTGGGCGCACTGACCCGTGGTTTGAAGGGCGAAGTGCTGACCGAAATGTCAGACCTCACCGATGCCGGTTGCGTGGGCTTTAGCCAAGCCGAAGTGCCGTTGGAAAACACCCAAGTGTTGCAACGCGCCTTGCAATACGCCGCCACCTTTGGCTACACCGTGTGGTTGCGCCCGCAAGAAATGCACTTGGGCAAAGGTGTGGCTGCCAGCGGTCCACTCGCCACCCGTTTGGGTTTGGGTGGCGTGCCTGTGGCGGCTGAGACCATTGCCCTGCACACCATCTTCGCCCTCATGCGCAGTACCAAAGCCCGCGTGCATCTGTGTCGCATCTCCAGCGCCGAAGGCGTAGAGCTGGTGCGTGCGGCCAAGAAAGAAGGCTTGGCGGTCACGGCTGATGTGAGCATCAACTCGCTGCACCTGAGCGACCACGACATTGGCTACTTCGACAGCCGCGCACGCGTGACGCCTGTGTTGCGCCAACAGCGCGACCGCGAGGCACTGCGTGCGGCGCTGGCTGACGGCACCCTCGATGCTTTGGTGTCTGACCACACGCCCATCGACAACGATGGCAAGGCTTTGCCATTTGCCGAAGCCGAATCGGGTGCGACGGGCTTGGAGCTGTTGCTCAGTCTCTCGCTCAAGTGGGCGCAAGACAGCAAAGTCAGCATGTTGCGCGCGCTCGATGTGTTGACCGCACAACCCGCCAACGTGTTGGGCAAAGTGCAAGGCCAAAGCAACAGCTTGGGCCAGTTGCATGTGGGCGGTGTGGCCGACATCGTGGTGTTTGACCCCACGGTTGAATGGCATGTCACACCCGATGCCTTGCACAGCCAAGGCAAGCACACACCGTTTGCGTTTGACATGACAGGCATGTCTTTGCCTGCACGCGTCAAAGCCACCTTGGTGGCGGGCCGCGTGGCCTACCAAGCGGCTTGA
- a CDS encoding aspartate carbamoyltransferase catalytic subunit — protein sequence MLYKRNPQLNKNGELIHLLSTEGLSRDILTHILDTAANFVSVNDREVKKVPLLRGKSVFNLFFENSTRTRTTFEIAATRLSADVFNLDIARSSAAKGESLLDTIANLSAMAADIFVVRHSESGAPYLIAEHVAPHVHVVNAGDGRHAHPTQGLLDMYTIRHYKKDFTNLTVAIVGDVLHSRVARSDIHALTTLGCAEVRVVGPKTLVPSDLSAMGVKVFNNLEEGIKDCDVVIMLRLQNERMSGALLPSSQEYFKSFGLTQEKLQLAKPDAIVMHPGPINRGVEIDSAVVDGPQSVILSQVTFGIAVRMAVMSIVAGNEA from the coding sequence ATGCTCTACAAACGTAACCCCCAACTCAATAAAAACGGCGAGCTGATTCACCTGCTCTCCACCGAAGGTTTGTCACGCGACATCCTCACCCACATCTTGGACACCGCAGCCAACTTCGTCTCGGTCAACGACCGCGAAGTGAAGAAGGTCCCTTTACTGCGCGGTAAAAGTGTGTTCAACCTGTTCTTTGAAAACAGCACACGCACACGCACCACGTTTGAAATCGCCGCCACGCGTTTGTCGGCCGATGTGTTCAACCTCGACATTGCACGCTCATCCGCAGCCAAAGGCGAGTCGCTGCTCGACACCATCGCCAACCTGAGCGCGATGGCCGCCGACATTTTTGTGGTGCGCCACAGCGAGTCGGGCGCGCCTTACCTCATTGCCGAACACGTCGCGCCGCATGTGCACGTGGTCAACGCCGGTGACGGCCGTCACGCACACCCTACGCAGGGTTTGCTGGACATGTACACCATCCGTCACTACAAAAAAGATTTCACCAACCTCACCGTGGCCATCGTGGGTGACGTGTTGCACTCACGCGTGGCACGCTCTGACATTCATGCACTCACCACACTCGGCTGTGCCGAAGTGCGCGTGGTGGGCCCCAAGACCTTGGTGCCCAGCGACTTATCCGCCATGGGCGTGAAGGTGTTCAACAACCTCGAAGAAGGTATCAAGGATTGCGACGTGGTCATCATGCTGCGCTTGCAAAACGAACGCATGAGCGGTGCGTTGCTGCCCTCGAGCCAAGAATATTTCAAATCGTTTGGCCTCACGCAAGAGAAGTTGCAGCTGGCCAAACCCGACGCCATCGTGATGCACCCTGGCCCCATCAACCGTGGTGTGGAGATTGACTCTGCCGTGGTCGATGGGCCGCAAAGTGTCATCTTGTCGCAGGTGACGTTTGGTATTGCTGTGCGTATGGCCGTGATGTCCATCGTGGCGGGGAATGAAGCATGA
- the pyrR gene encoding bifunctional pyr operon transcriptional regulator/uracil phosphoribosyltransferase PyrR has protein sequence MSTHGNLMLDAESLYKELLKGVRSMLTPTTRLVGITSGGAWLAARLQKDLKLEGEAGSISSAMHRDDFAQRGLADGGQTKLPFEVNGAHLIVLDDVLYTGRTIRAVLNELFDYGRPAHVQLAVLVDRGGRELPIQADYAAARVALPATQSLALTKDDSGQFNFSVESE, from the coding sequence ATGAGTACCCACGGAAACCTCATGCTGGACGCCGAGAGCTTGTACAAAGAGCTGCTCAAGGGCGTGCGCAGCATGCTCACGCCCACCACGCGTTTGGTGGGCATCACTTCAGGTGGTGCTTGGCTGGCTGCACGTTTGCAAAAAGATTTGAAGCTCGAGGGCGAGGCCGGCAGCATCTCATCCGCCATGCACCGTGACGACTTCGCGCAACGCGGTTTGGCCGATGGCGGTCAAACCAAGCTGCCGTTTGAAGTGAACGGCGCGCACCTCATCGTGCTCGACGATGTGCTCTACACCGGCCGCACCATCCGCGCCGTGCTCAATGAGTTGTTTGACTACGGCCGTCCTGCCCATGTGCAGCTGGCCGTGTTGGTGGACCGTGGTGGCCGCGAGCTGCCCATTCAGGCCGACTACGCTGCGGCGCGCGTGGCGCTGCCTGCCACCCAATCGCTGGCACTGACCAAAGATGACAGCGGCCAATTTAACTTTTCAGTCGAGAGCGAATAA